One genomic segment of Dysosmobacter sp. Marseille-Q4140 includes these proteins:
- a CDS encoding recombinase family protein, which translates to MKEIAPNVIMIPPKEETAQEKERKRNLRVAAYCRVSTDDEEQLSSYENQRDYYTDKIMNEPGWTMVDVFADEGKTGTSTCSRKDFLRMIRQCRQGKIDMILTKSVSRFARNTVDTLNFTRELRNLGIPVIFEEQNINSIYPESEFLITLYGAFAQSESENTSSRVTWGIRQAMRSGHAHLHYKWLLGYERGPDGKAVIIPEQAETVRFIYQRYLAGDTLRTIKAALEEKGCLTVTGKTEWTPARIQSILTNEKYCGDALLQKTFIQDCISKKVIQNTGQLPKYLIQNHHPAIISREEFDAVQLELARRRARTGGNKKSAPTGRCKYSGKYILSNLLFCGECGTAYRRCVWQRKGYQRVVWRCISRITYGTKYCKHSVTIDEDLLKQAILTAVNRVMASQEDLTDKLISAMREELLTIPGEGLSLSDIDRALENLANQFDQLLKEASLSADSSENAEQFRRISTAMSELKERRAQIEKLHRENEQMYRRTKAAEAALPAASAEITEWKEDVLYQLLEKVTVLDEARIKVTFRSGVEIEQALEKDERSVTA; encoded by the coding sequence ATGAAGGAGATCGCTCCGAATGTCATTATGATCCCCCCAAAGGAGGAAACGGCTCAAGAGAAAGAGCGTAAGCGGAATTTGCGGGTGGCAGCCTACTGCCGAGTGTCTACCGACGATGAAGAGCAGCTTTCCAGTTATGAAAATCAGCGTGACTACTATACCGACAAAATCATGAATGAACCGGGCTGGACGATGGTTGATGTGTTCGCAGATGAGGGAAAGACTGGGACCTCGACCTGTTCACGCAAGGACTTCCTGCGGATGATCAGGCAATGCCGACAGGGAAAAATCGACATGATCCTGACAAAGTCAGTCTCACGATTTGCCCGGAACACTGTGGATACGCTCAACTTCACGCGGGAACTGCGAAACCTGGGGATTCCGGTTATCTTTGAGGAGCAGAATATCAACTCCATCTATCCGGAGAGCGAATTCCTCATCACGCTCTACGGCGCATTTGCTCAGTCCGAAAGTGAGAACACCAGTTCCCGCGTCACCTGGGGGATCAGACAGGCCATGCGTTCTGGTCACGCGCACCTGCATTATAAATGGCTGCTGGGATATGAGCGCGGGCCGGATGGGAAGGCCGTGATCATTCCGGAGCAGGCGGAGACCGTCCGTTTCATCTACCAGCGGTACTTGGCGGGCGATACCCTTCGTACCATCAAAGCGGCCCTTGAAGAAAAAGGCTGCTTGACTGTCACGGGAAAGACAGAGTGGACCCCTGCCCGTATTCAGAGCATTCTGACCAATGAGAAATACTGCGGTGACGCATTGCTGCAGAAAACCTTCATCCAGGACTGTATCAGCAAAAAGGTCATTCAAAACACGGGACAGCTCCCCAAGTATCTCATCCAAAACCATCATCCGGCCATCATCAGCCGTGAGGAGTTCGATGCTGTGCAGCTGGAGCTTGCCCGCCGGCGTGCCCGCACCGGAGGGAATAAAAAGAGTGCGCCAACGGGCCGGTGTAAATACAGCGGTAAGTACATACTCAGCAACCTGCTATTCTGCGGCGAGTGCGGAACTGCTTACCGGCGATGTGTCTGGCAACGAAAGGGATATCAGCGTGTGGTGTGGCGGTGCATCAGCCGGATAACCTACGGAACAAAATACTGTAAGCACTCCGTTACTATTGATGAAGATCTGCTAAAGCAAGCAATTTTAACTGCTGTCAACCGCGTGATGGCCAGTCAGGAGGATCTGACAGACAAATTAATCAGTGCTATGAGGGAGGAACTGCTGACCATCCCCGGCGAAGGCTTAAGCCTTTCCGATATCGACCGGGCTTTAGAGAATTTGGCAAACCAGTTCGATCAGCTGCTGAAAGAAGCTTCCCTCTCTGCTGATAGTTCAGAGAATGCAGAGCAATTCCGGCGCATCTCCACCGCCATGTCCGAATTGAAAGAGCGTCGAGCGCAAATAGAGAAACTCCACCGAGAAAATGAGCAGATGTATCGTCGGACTAAGGCTGCAGAGGCAG
- a CDS encoding recombinase family protein, which translates to MATNRKQPFGYRIVCGEIVPHESEAATVQWIFATYLAGASYSTLVGALQERGVPYDTGKPWNKNMVARILEDRRYIGEGGFPQILKQEQFNASQVSKQERVPPRHQTPAQKELRRLCGSTPPSWVEGQVLGLLNGLIENPDMISCTADAEEESEVGALRRQLDDALHSPPVEEAQIRSMAVHLAVLRLNAIGVEEYETKRLQSLFRAQNLMMELDREMLHESVRKVTFVDGVVSVLLKNQQILKGEAVK; encoded by the coding sequence ATGGCAACTAACCGAAAGCAGCCCTTTGGTTACCGGATCGTATGTGGGGAGATCGTACCGCATGAAAGTGAAGCCGCGACGGTTCAATGGATCTTTGCAACATATCTTGCGGGGGCCTCTTACAGTACCTTGGTGGGAGCTCTTCAGGAGCGGGGCGTCCCCTATGATACCGGAAAGCCGTGGAATAAGAATATGGTGGCCCGTATTCTAGAAGACAGGAGGTACATTGGAGAGGGAGGGTTCCCCCAGATCCTGAAGCAAGAACAATTTAATGCGTCACAGGTCTCCAAACAGGAACGAGTACCACCCCGCCACCAGACCCCGGCGCAAAAAGAACTGCGGCGCCTGTGTGGAAGTACTCCTCCCTCCTGGGTGGAAGGACAGGTGCTGGGACTCCTGAACGGTTTGATTGAGAACCCCGATATGATCTCCTGCACAGCGGACGCGGAGGAAGAATCGGAGGTAGGCGCGCTCCGGCGACAACTGGATGACGCACTCCATTCCCCGCCGGTGGAGGAAGCGCAGATCCGCTCTATGGCAGTGCATCTGGCAGTGCTGCGGTTAAATGCAATCGGAGTGGAGGAATATGAAACCAAACGTCTGCAAAGCCTGTTTCGAGCGCAGAATCTCATGATGGAACTGGACCGAGAAATGCTTCATGAGAGTGTCCGGAAAGTCACATTCGTCGATGGAGTAGTCAGTGTCTTGCTGAAAAACCAACAAATACTGAAAGGAGAAGCTGTGAAATGA
- a CDS encoding recombinase family protein has product MRKERNTVGSLALEQGPRVIAIPPVSQEKTRKLRVAAYARVSSDSEDQLHSFAAQTTHYTELIHQNPDWEFVDVYADKGITGTSAEKRDDFQRLLADCRRGRIDKILVKSSSRFARNAKESLEAVRELKALGIAVCFEEDKIDTSKLSGELLTAIFAMLAQKESEAISERMRWSYQVRMKAGKFITCNAPLGYDLVDGKLEINENEAEVVRHIFQQYLSGQSLESIAKDLTRYGVPTRAGGPCWGMTAVGYILSNEKYVGDSLLQKSYTTKTLPHRIVKNNGKYPQYYIQNSHPAIIERNTFEMVQNLLERRREALHPHSQGKYVFTGKIICQTCGSTFKRKSIDGTSVCWICQTHNRYPERCQTARLPEQQIKAAFLCMYYKLRHQGINILKQLLKDLQAAREARMLWSMDIVKLNDRIADIISQDRLLAQLKQQGLVDPDLFISRRDRLAEQLRTAKLEKERLLEAEEDQTIQQTLAIMDALESGPDLLAEFDEELFSELVEKIIVEKEGRLRFHLINGLELTEQIERTVR; this is encoded by the coding sequence ATGAGGAAAGAACGCAACACCGTCGGATCGCTGGCGTTGGAACAAGGGCCGAGGGTGATTGCTATCCCGCCTGTCAGCCAGGAAAAAACACGAAAGCTGCGGGTAGCTGCCTATGCTCGTGTCAGCAGTGATTCTGAAGACCAGCTCCACTCCTTTGCAGCCCAGACTACCCACTATACGGAGCTGATACACCAGAACCCTGACTGGGAGTTTGTTGATGTATATGCCGACAAAGGAATCACAGGGACTTCTGCGGAAAAAAGAGATGATTTCCAGCGGCTGTTGGCAGACTGCCGCCGAGGCCGAATCGACAAAATACTGGTCAAGTCTTCCTCTCGGTTTGCAAGAAACGCCAAAGAAAGCCTGGAGGCTGTTCGAGAACTGAAAGCACTGGGGATTGCGGTCTGCTTCGAAGAAGACAAGATTGACACCTCTAAATTATCCGGCGAACTTTTGACGGCCATCTTTGCGATGCTTGCGCAGAAGGAAAGCGAGGCTATCTCCGAACGGATGCGATGGAGCTATCAGGTGAGGATGAAAGCCGGGAAGTTCATAACCTGCAATGCACCGCTTGGTTATGATTTGGTGGACGGGAAACTAGAAATCAATGAAAACGAAGCGGAAGTCGTTCGGCACATTTTCCAGCAATACTTGTCAGGTCAAAGCTTGGAAAGTATAGCAAAAGACCTCACCCGATATGGAGTTCCTACAAGAGCAGGTGGGCCTTGCTGGGGAATGACCGCAGTCGGCTATATTCTGAGCAATGAAAAATATGTCGGAGATTCACTGCTCCAAAAATCATATACAACAAAGACCCTTCCACATCGAATCGTTAAGAACAATGGAAAATATCCTCAATACTACATTCAAAACTCGCATCCCGCTATCATTGAACGAAATACGTTTGAAATGGTGCAAAATCTTCTGGAGAGGCGAAGGGAGGCTTTGCATCCGCATTCTCAAGGAAAGTATGTGTTTACCGGGAAAATAATCTGTCAGACATGCGGTTCTACATTTAAGAGAAAGAGCATTGATGGAACATCAGTCTGCTGGATTTGTCAAACGCACAACCGCTACCCTGAACGTTGCCAGACTGCTCGGCTTCCCGAACAGCAGATAAAGGCGGCGTTCTTGTGTATGTACTATAAACTCCGCCATCAGGGGATCAATATTCTTAAGCAGCTCCTCAAGGATCTCCAGGCAGCCCGAGAGGCAAGAATGCTATGGAGTATGGACATTGTAAAACTGAATGACAGAATCGCAGACATTATCAGTCAGGATCGACTTCTGGCCCAGCTGAAACAGCAAGGGCTTGTCGATCCTGATCTCTTTATATCACGACGCGACAGGTTGGCTGAACAGCTCCGCACCGCAAAGCTGGAAAAAGAGCGACTGCTGGAGGCTGAGGAGGATCAGACGATCCAACAGACCTTGGCTATTATGGATGCTCTGGAATCTGGGCCGGATCTCCTTGCAGAGTTCGATGAGGAGCTGTTCAGCGAGCTTGTAGAAAAAATCATCGTGGAAAAAGAAGGGCGACTGCGGTTCCACCTCATCAATGGATTGGAGCTCACGGAACAGATAGAAAGGACGGTGCGGTGA
- a CDS encoding sigma-70 family RNA polymerase sigma factor codes for MDANSEYILIVFNTCTQKYEEVTVSAEVYRTYNRTNWNIRDNNDSFFAHEIQLSSLIGAQDCGYENFHEFIDAVNTPENIILKPLEKKTLYHAISTLSVADQALVQGIFFEGQGEVEYSKKLGISQPAVHKRKVRILRYLKKVLEK; via the coding sequence ATGGATGCCAATTCCGAGTATATCCTTATAGTTTTTAATACTTGTACGCAGAAATATGAAGAAGTCACTGTATCTGCGGAGGTTTATCGCACATATAACAGGACAAACTGGAATATCAGAGACAACAATGATAGTTTTTTCGCCCACGAAATTCAGCTGAGCTCCTTGATCGGAGCTCAGGACTGTGGATATGAAAATTTCCACGAGTTTATCGATGCTGTAAATACCCCAGAAAATATTATTCTCAAACCATTGGAAAAAAAGACCCTGTACCATGCAATCTCGACCCTGTCTGTCGCAGATCAGGCACTGGTGCAGGGCATATTTTTTGAGGGTCAGGGTGAAGTTGAATATTCAAAAAAATTGGGTATTTCACAGCCTGCAGTACATAAACGAAAGGTTCGTATTCTAAGATATCTCAAAAAAGTTTTAGAAAAATAA
- a CDS encoding ImmA/IrrE family metallo-endopeptidase: MYVPKYRLEAIETIGRKILQEYDRALLEGPPQAIPIETIIETKFNLILEYHSLRKNGSVLGETIFDDGAAILYDQAEKRYRLIAVKAGTILVDDRLCADRLLGRMRFTCAHELGHWVLHQKLYSGTGDVAAYEGKTSSDESHGLIERQADALATALLMPIPQIKKCFYRLCPGKSEEQLIAEMAQIFQVSKQAIQIRLESHNLL, encoded by the coding sequence TTGTATGTTCCGAAGTACCGATTGGAGGCAATTGAAACCATCGGGCGGAAGATCCTACAGGAGTATGATCGCGCCTTGCTGGAAGGCCCTCCCCAAGCGATTCCAATCGAGACAATCATTGAAACGAAGTTTAATTTGATTCTGGAGTACCATTCCCTTCGAAAAAACGGAAGCGTTCTTGGAGAAACGATTTTTGATGATGGAGCCGCCATTTTGTATGACCAAGCAGAGAAACGATATCGTTTGATTGCTGTTAAAGCAGGAACTATTTTAGTGGATGATCGGCTCTGTGCGGACAGGCTTCTTGGTAGAATGCGATTTACTTGCGCCCATGAACTTGGTCACTGGGTTCTCCATCAGAAATTGTACTCTGGAACTGGAGATGTAGCAGCCTATGAAGGGAAAACATCCTCAGATGAAAGCCATGGCCTGATTGAGCGACAAGCTGATGCATTGGCAACGGCACTCTTAATGCCTATCCCTCAAATCAAAAAGTGCTTTTACCGTCTATGCCCAGGAAAAAGCGAGGAACAGCTAATTGCGGAGATGGCTCAGATCTTCCAAGTTTCCAAGCAGGCTATACAAATTCGACTGGAGTCTCATAATTTGCTGTAA
- a CDS encoding helix-turn-helix domain-containing protein — MTFGAFISTRRKESRLNLRDTAKHLGIAYGYLCDIEQGRRPAPEGKFVERISSFLELSKEEHEMLLDLAADSRQTVPADLPDYIRKHDIVRAALRVAKEVDATDEEWAAFMEMLINRQS, encoded by the coding sequence ATGACCTTTGGGGCTTTTATCAGTACAAGACGAAAAGAGTCCAGACTGAATCTCCGTGATACTGCCAAGCATCTTGGAATTGCCTATGGGTACCTCTGCGATATCGAACAGGGGCGTCGCCCGGCTCCAGAGGGGAAATTTGTAGAGCGCATATCCTCTTTTCTTGAATTGAGCAAAGAGGAACATGAAATGCTTCTGGATTTAGCCGCAGATTCCAGGCAGACTGTCCCAGCGGATCTGCCAGATTATATCCGAAAGCACGATATAGTTCGGGCAGCCCTGAGAGTTGCGAAAGAAGTAGATGCTACAGATGAGGAATGGGCAGCATTTATGGAAATGCTGATAAACCGCCAAAGTTAA
- a CDS encoding WYL domain-containing protein has translation MQKQNSIRVLVLLRYLYLRTDEEHPATIADMLDYLKGKGIHAVRQTVYGDLQDLIASGIDVVVIKSTQNQYFIGARLFEYPELKMLTDAVASSKVISADKTNELIQKLCRLTSESEAEKLQRLAAISSRIKPHNEKVYYIIDGIQNAILESHQIQFQYYEYTPQKERILKHDGYFYKLDPYALEWKNDHYYLIGYSHKHHGMAHFRVDRLAGVEILESTYIPQPDFDVADYSNKMIDMFAADHTVCVELLCENRFMKTIVDYYGETAATYPYDSNHFVTKVEVNPSGTFYGWVFKFMGGIKIIAPQECVEEMARVAHEFL, from the coding sequence ATGCAAAAACAAAATAGCATTAGAGTTTTAGTGTTGCTGAGATACCTTTATCTGAGAACAGATGAAGAACATCCTGCCACCATTGCTGACATGTTGGATTACCTTAAAGGAAAGGGCATCCATGCGGTGCGACAAACGGTGTATGGAGATCTTCAAGACCTCATTGCATCTGGGATCGATGTGGTGGTGATTAAAAGCACTCAGAACCAGTATTTTATTGGCGCACGGCTGTTTGAATACCCTGAATTAAAGATGCTCACAGATGCGGTTGCATCCTCCAAGGTAATATCAGCAGATAAAACGAACGAGCTTATTCAAAAGCTCTGTCGGCTGACCAGTGAGTCAGAGGCCGAAAAGCTCCAGCGTCTGGCTGCGATTTCAAGCCGAATTAAGCCACATAACGAAAAGGTCTATTACATCATCGACGGTATCCAAAATGCCATATTGGAGAGTCATCAAATCCAATTTCAGTATTATGAGTACACCCCCCAAAAAGAGCGGATTCTCAAACATGATGGCTATTTCTATAAGCTGGACCCCTACGCTCTGGAATGGAAAAACGATCACTACTACCTGATTGGATATTCCCATAAGCATCATGGAATGGCGCACTTCCGTGTAGATCGTCTGGCCGGAGTAGAAATTCTGGAATCCACATACATCCCTCAGCCTGATTTCGATGTGGCTGACTACAGCAATAAGATGATTGATATGTTTGCAGCCGATCACACAGTCTGTGTCGAACTTCTCTGCGAGAATCGCTTTATGAAGACCATTGTGGATTATTATGGAGAAACAGCGGCAACATATCCATACGATAGCAACCATTTTGTGACCAAAGTCGAGGTGAACCCAAGCGGAACCTTTTATGGTTGGGTATTTAAATTCATGGGAGGAATCAAGATCATTGCTCCACAGGAATGTGTGGAGGAGATGGCGCGGGTTGCTCATGAATTCCTATAA
- a CDS encoding DUF4261 domain-containing protein, producing MSNKVFQQNLDDKKGPQPGGPYLIQMLFKEPVDMPDRDEMTAVMEKHIGAVECFCRDKKMVGFAALDHIAEFQDGKCPVQLMVMKCDKFKGKGFDAFLMSQMWDCQEDRERIFRECRYQVVATDMLAAALPALERANLDADFVEALAELYPTCEAFYFQNCGKLFLAEDVRSHQIEGPDRFIRFGVNVRFFNIEGTEDMLIDTVGMSTLFLPDLQYHFHGMDPNWVVNHAYNVASYILANDNPIQDGETVDGVENGQMSREFQWKCQYEDALIQPPRGVLDINMGEYAAGQR from the coding sequence ATGAGCAATAAAGTGTTCCAGCAGAACCTGGATGACAAAAAAGGCCCTCAGCCCGGCGGCCCCTATCTCATTCAGATGCTGTTCAAAGAGCCGGTGGACATGCCGGACAGGGATGAGATGACCGCTGTGATGGAAAAGCACATCGGTGCTGTAGAGTGTTTCTGCCGTGATAAAAAGATGGTCGGCTTTGCCGCCCTGGATCATATCGCGGAATTTCAGGACGGCAAATGCCCGGTGCAGCTGATGGTGATGAAATGCGACAAGTTCAAGGGCAAAGGCTTTGACGCCTTCCTGATGAGCCAGATGTGGGACTGCCAGGAGGACCGAGAGCGGATCTTTCGGGAGTGCCGGTACCAGGTGGTGGCCACCGATATGCTGGCTGCGGCGCTTCCGGCGCTGGAGCGGGCCAACCTGGATGCCGACTTCGTGGAGGCTCTGGCGGAACTGTATCCCACCTGTGAGGCGTTCTATTTCCAGAACTGCGGCAAACTGTTTCTGGCGGAGGATGTGCGCTCCCATCAGATTGAGGGCCCGGATCGGTTCATCCGCTTTGGCGTCAATGTCCGATTCTTCAACATTGAGGGCACTGAGGATATGCTTATCGACACAGTGGGCATGAGCACCCTGTTTCTGCCGGATCTCCAGTACCACTTCCACGGCATGGACCCCAACTGGGTGGTAAACCACGCCTACAATGTGGCGTCCTATATTCTGGCCAATGACAACCCCATTCAGGATGGGGAAACCGTAGATGGTGTGGAGAACGGACAGATGAGCCGGGAGTTCCAGTGGAAGTGCCAGTATGAGGACGCCCTGATCCAGCCACCCAGAGGGGTGCTGGACATCAATATGGGAGAATATGCTGCGGGGCAGCGGTAA
- a CDS encoding spondin: MEQKRPADIFQELLDYLWNGLGLEEKGWKRLKKGDFKKKTKNGLTYQIWFDRSRYNYIDYEIGHGNVEVGFTCIIKQGDDRLYSFIIEPTTGGSFFRMLTKDLRLDTGLLDTFLPLIKANYLDFIDCFEVDPTAALQTVCAPFTQPEDYSWYIYVREPMVERYGTAEQLEKYRRQVELRGTPEHKAKNGMGSMLFHLSHANDVDQAWASSRTREELDQVVEPFVQAKRQTGQWTQEDEAGYQLYRQEADPKKRTFRVWYLIANPRGLPKEFVQKELEFRWKLFPEKKEESK; this comes from the coding sequence ATGGAACAAAAACGCCCGGCAGATATATTTCAGGAGCTTTTGGACTACCTGTGGAACGGCCTGGGCCTGGAGGAAAAGGGCTGGAAGCGGCTGAAAAAAGGCGACTTCAAAAAGAAAACGAAAAACGGGCTGACCTATCAGATCTGGTTTGACCGGAGCCGCTACAACTACATAGACTACGAAATCGGCCATGGAAATGTGGAGGTGGGCTTCACCTGTATCATAAAGCAGGGAGATGATCGGCTCTACTCTTTCATAATAGAACCGACAACAGGCGGTTCATTCTTTCGGATGCTGACAAAGGATCTGCGGCTGGACACCGGGCTGCTGGACACCTTCCTGCCCCTGATCAAAGCCAACTACCTCGATTTTATCGACTGCTTTGAAGTAGACCCGACAGCGGCGCTCCAGACGGTCTGTGCCCCCTTTACCCAGCCAGAGGATTACAGCTGGTACATCTATGTGCGGGAACCGATGGTGGAACGGTATGGAACAGCGGAACAGCTGGAGAAGTACCGACGTCAGGTGGAATTGCGCGGAACGCCGGAGCATAAAGCAAAGAACGGGATGGGCTCGATGTTGTTCCATCTCTCCCACGCCAATGATGTGGATCAAGCCTGGGCCTCAAGCCGCACCAGAGAGGAACTGGACCAGGTGGTGGAACCCTTTGTGCAGGCCAAGCGGCAGACAGGACAGTGGACACAGGAGGATGAGGCGGGCTATCAGCTCTATCGGCAGGAAGCAGATCCGAAGAAGCGCACCTTTCGGGTATGGTATCTCATCGCCAATCCCCGGGGCCTGCCGAAAGAGTTTGTCCAGAAAGAACTGGAGTTCCGGTGGAAGCTGTTCCCGGAGAAGAAGGAGGAAAGTAAATGA